One window of the Pseudomonas lurida genome contains the following:
- a CDS encoding alpha/beta hydrolase family protein encodes MNLPTRPNLEAFHEPAADGYTLGGFTWRHPRTDLERPVVIINAATSVRCRHYSRFADYLFANGFDVIAYDYRGIGESRSGSLRGFKASWSDWGALDFEAMLQRAQREFPGQPIDVVGHSFGGCAAGLGASGAVIRRMVTVGAQFAYWRDYAASVRWRMFAKWHVAMPLVTALCGHFPGKRLGWLEDTPAGVVRDWSTPTPTYETRPSGRGLGKLPFSHVKAQILAISITDDPFGTVAAIERLLGYFDRSERTHLRIAPEDIGEKEVGHFAFFRSEYQDRLWPIALAWLQNGQLTADTLGISPNLRFNTLPRSRPPGR; translated from the coding sequence ATGAACCTTCCAACCCGCCCCAACCTGGAAGCTTTCCACGAGCCTGCCGCCGACGGCTACACCCTGGGCGGCTTCACCTGGCGCCACCCGCGCACCGACCTGGAACGCCCGGTCGTCATCATCAACGCCGCCACCTCCGTGCGCTGCCGTCACTACTCGCGTTTTGCCGACTACCTGTTCGCCAACGGCTTCGATGTCATCGCCTACGACTACCGTGGCATCGGCGAATCTCGCAGTGGCTCGTTGCGCGGTTTTAAAGCCTCATGGTCGGATTGGGGTGCATTGGATTTCGAGGCGATGCTGCAGCGCGCGCAGCGGGAGTTTCCAGGACAGCCAATTGATGTCGTCGGCCATAGTTTCGGTGGTTGCGCCGCAGGACTCGGGGCTTCCGGTGCAGTCATCCGGCGGATGGTGACAGTGGGCGCACAGTTTGCTTACTGGCGCGATTACGCAGCGAGCGTGCGCTGGCGCATGTTCGCCAAGTGGCACGTCGCGATGCCGCTGGTGACCGCGCTGTGCGGGCACTTTCCCGGCAAACGCCTGGGCTGGCTGGAAGACACGCCCGCGGGCGTGGTACGGGACTGGAGCACGCCGACGCCCACCTATGAAACGCGCCCCAGCGGGCGAGGGTTGGGCAAGCTGCCATTCAGCCATGTGAAGGCGCAGATACTGGCCATCAGCATCACTGACGATCCGTTCGGGACGGTCGCTGCCATCGAGCGGCTACTGGGTTACTTCGACCGCAGCGAGCGCACTCATCTGCGCATCGCGCCTGAAGACATAGGCGAAAAAGAAGTCGGACATTTCGCATTTTTTCGCAGCGAGTATCAGGACCGGCTGTGGCCTATTGCATTGGCATGGCTTCAAAATGGCCAATTAACTGCGGATACCCTTGGGATTTCCCCCAACCTGCGCTTCAATACCCTACCCAGATCCAGACCCCCAGGACGTTGA
- a CDS encoding arsenic resistance protein, protein MTRDALEHNQIPVYFAAVALAAVFGLFAPSFAHGLSQMVTPAIAVLMYAMFLQIPFLDLRQSVGNKRFLSALLLANFIFVPLLVWALTQSLVGRPALLVGALLVLLTPCIDYVVVFTHIGKGDSRLMLAATPVLLLLQLALLPIYLSLMLGAQSDGVVEARPFIEAFLLLIVVPMILAVVTTSLARRSSIASVWNRAWAWLPVPAMAWVLFVVIGSQITSVVRDISLMLPVVPVYIGFLLLAPLMGVLASRLLALPAVTARAVTFSASTRNSLVVLPLALALPEDVRSLAATAVILQTLVELVGELVYVRLIPKWVWPAGR, encoded by the coding sequence ATGACTCGCGACGCCCTCGAACACAACCAGATCCCGGTCTACTTCGCCGCCGTGGCGCTGGCCGCTGTCTTTGGCCTGTTCGCGCCCTCATTCGCCCACGGCCTCAGCCAAATGGTCACGCCCGCTATCGCGGTGTTGATGTACGCGATGTTCCTGCAAATCCCCTTCCTGGATCTGCGCCAAAGCGTGGGCAACAAGCGCTTCCTGTCGGCATTGCTGCTGGCCAACTTCATCTTCGTTCCCCTGCTGGTGTGGGCATTGACCCAAAGCCTGGTGGGGCGCCCTGCGTTGTTGGTGGGGGCGTTGCTGGTGTTGCTGACGCCGTGCATCGACTACGTGGTGGTGTTCACCCACATCGGCAAGGGCGATTCGCGATTGATGCTCGCGGCCACGCCAGTGCTGTTGTTGCTTCAGTTGGCGCTGTTGCCGATCTATCTGAGCCTGATGCTCGGCGCGCAATCCGACGGGGTGGTTGAGGCTCGGCCGTTTATCGAGGCGTTCCTCCTGTTGATCGTGGTGCCGATGATTCTGGCGGTGGTCACGACATCGCTGGCGCGGCGTTCATCGATTGCCAGCGTTTGGAATCGCGCCTGGGCGTGGTTGCCGGTGCCGGCGATGGCGTGGGTGCTGTTTGTGGTGATCGGCTCGCAAATCACGTCAGTGGTCCGGGACATCAGCCTAATGCTGCCGGTGGTCCCGGTGTACATCGGTTTCCTCTTGCTGGCGCCGTTGATGGGGGTGCTGGCGTCGCGGCTGCTTGCGTTGCCTGCGGTAACGGCGCGAGCGGTGACGTTCAGCGCGTCGACGCGCAACTCGCTGGTGGTGCTGCCCTTGGCGCTGGCATTGCCCGAGGATGTGCGCAGCCTGGCGGCGACGGCGGTTATCCTGCAAACCCTGGTCGAGCTCGTTGGCGAGTTGGTTTACGTTCGCCTGATCCCGAAGTGGGTTTGGCCCGCAGGTCGGTAA
- a CDS encoding oxidative damage protection protein: MTRTVMCRKYKEELPGLERPPYPGAKGQDIFEHISAQAWGDWLKHQTLLINEKRLNMMNAEDRKYLAGEMDKFFSGEEYAKADGYVPPAQ; this comes from the coding sequence ATGACCCGCACCGTAATGTGCCGCAAGTACAAAGAAGAATTGCCAGGCCTGGAACGCCCTCCGTACCCGGGCGCCAAGGGCCAGGACATTTTCGAACATATTTCTGCCCAGGCCTGGGGCGACTGGCTGAAACACCAGACGCTGCTGATCAACGAAAAACGCTTGAACATGATGAACGCCGAAGATCGTAAATACCTGGCGGGCGAGATGGACAAGTTCTTTTCCGGCGAGGAATACGCCAAGGCCGACGGCTACGTGCCGCCTGCTCAATAA
- the mutY gene encoding A/G-specific adenine glycosylase has protein sequence MRSEQFSTAVLDWYDRHGRHDLPWQQGITPYRVWVSEIMLQQTQVSTVLNYFDRFMASLPTVEALAAAPEDEVLHLWTGLGYYTRARNLQKTAKIIVAEYGGEFPKDVEKLTELPGIGLSTAGAIASLSMGLRAPILDGNVKRVLARFTAQEGYPGEPKVAKQLWATAERFTPHDRVNAYTQAMMDMGATLCTRSKPSCLLCPLEKGCEAHMLGLETRYPIPKPRKTIPQKHTLMPLLANAEGAILLYRRPSTGLWGGLWSLPELDDLQDLEHLANQHALELGKQQELPGLIHTFSHFQLAIEPWLVQVEESAHHVAEADWLWYNLATPPRLGLAAPVKKLLKRAADVLNAGVSS, from the coding sequence ATGAGAAGCGAGCAGTTTTCAACGGCGGTGCTGGACTGGTACGACCGCCACGGTCGCCATGACTTGCCCTGGCAACAGGGCATCACGCCGTATCGGGTGTGGGTCTCGGAGATCATGCTGCAACAGACCCAGGTGAGCACCGTGCTCAATTACTTCGACCGTTTCATGGCGTCGCTGCCAACGGTCGAGGCCTTGGCCGCCGCGCCGGAAGACGAAGTGCTGCACCTGTGGACCGGCCTGGGTTACTACACTCGGGCGCGTAACCTGCAAAAGACCGCGAAGATTATCGTGGCCGAGTACGGCGGCGAGTTTCCCAAGGATGTCGAGAAGCTCACCGAGCTGCCTGGCATCGGCCTCTCCACCGCAGGTGCGATTGCCAGCCTGAGCATGGGCTTGCGTGCACCGATCCTCGACGGCAACGTCAAGCGCGTACTCGCGCGCTTTACCGCGCAGGAGGGCTACCCCGGCGAGCCCAAGGTCGCCAAGCAGCTGTGGGCCACCGCAGAACGCTTCACCCCCCATGACCGCGTCAACGCCTACACCCAGGCGATGATGGACATGGGCGCCACCCTCTGCACCCGCAGCAAACCCAGCTGCCTGCTGTGCCCGCTGGAAAAAGGCTGCGAAGCGCACATGCTCGGCCTGGAGACACGCTACCCGATCCCCAAGCCGCGCAAGACCATCCCGCAAAAGCACACGCTGATGCCGCTGCTGGCCAATGCCGAGGGCGCGATCCTGCTTTACCGCCGTCCTTCCACGGGCCTGTGGGGCGGCCTGTGGAGCTTGCCGGAGCTGGATGACCTGCAGGACCTCGAGCACCTGGCCAACCAGCACGCGCTGGAACTGGGCAAGCAACAGGAACTACCGGGATTGATCCACACCTTCAGCCACTTCCAGCTCGCCATCGAACCCTGGCTGGTCCAGGTCGAGGAATCCGCCCATCACGTGGCCGAGGCCGACTGGCTCTGGTATAACCTCGCCACCCCGCCGCGCCTGGGCCTTGCAGCCCCGGTGAAAAAACTGCTGAAGCGCGCGGCCGACGTATTGAATGCAGGAGTGTCGTCATGA
- a CDS encoding AsmA family protein, with translation MKAFGKILGLVLLGLLLIIVALGFALTHLFDPNDYKDEIRQIARDKAHIELTLNGDIGWSLFPWLGLELHEASVATLTAPTQPFADLQMLGLSVRVLPLLRREVQMSDVRVEGLNLRLNRDKQGHGNWEDIGKNVTEASATSPASVEQPAESEPEKPAKPIRLDIDSLTINNARVEYNDEQTGKQFSAESIQLSAGAVHEGASIPVKLTAFFGSNQPVMRVKTELNGNLRIQRALKRYQLEDMKITGEATGEPLQGKTVTFSTQGQLLVDQAANIAEWTNMKLSANQLRALGELKVNDLDKTPQLSGALSIAQFDLAKFLDSVGHPLPPMADGSLSKVELVSRLKGTPSSMALEDLNLKLDGSTFTGRVAVEDFAKQSLRVQLKGDTFNADNYLPAKSESAKGAAAARQAEVQNSEAGAMAAGGTTPLPDAPTKGAWSTDKLLPLTRLRTLDVDADLAFGQLTLSKLPIQNAALKASGLDGQFKLDTLSGGLYNGTFQANGTLDVRQDIPVLALQSRIKQVPVERILQAQGQNPPVKGQITLDSNLTGRGNSQKALIDSLNGTASFVINNGVLLNANLEQQLCTGIALLNRKTLSSTPQGKDTPFQELKGNLTFRNGVATNPDLKVRIPGLTVNGNGDVDLRVLGMDYRVGIIVEGDQRATPDPACQVGSNFQGIEVPLRCRGPLELGAKACRLDKDGLGQVAIKAAGNRLNEKLEEKLDKVNPQLKDALKGLFKR, from the coding sequence ATGAAAGCGTTCGGCAAAATCCTGGGTCTGGTACTTCTCGGGCTGTTGCTGATCATTGTGGCTCTGGGCTTTGCCCTGACCCACCTCTTCGATCCCAACGACTATAAAGATGAGATTCGCCAGATTGCCCGCGACAAGGCCCACATCGAGCTGACGCTCAACGGCGATATCGGCTGGAGCCTGTTCCCCTGGCTCGGCCTTGAACTGCACGAAGCCAGCGTGGCGACCCTGACCGCCCCGACCCAGCCTTTCGCCGACCTGCAGATGCTCGGCCTGTCTGTACGTGTGCTGCCGCTGCTGCGCCGTGAAGTGCAGATGAGCGACGTGCGTGTCGAAGGCTTGAACCTGCGTCTCAACCGTGACAAGCAAGGCCATGGCAACTGGGAAGACATTGGCAAGAACGTGACCGAAGCGAGCGCCACCAGCCCTGCTTCGGTCGAGCAACCTGCCGAATCCGAACCGGAAAAGCCGGCAAAACCCATCCGCCTGGACATCGACAGCCTGACCATCAACAACGCCCGCGTTGAATACAACGATGAGCAGACCGGCAAACAGTTCAGCGCCGAAAGCATTCAACTGAGTGCCGGTGCCGTGCACGAAGGCGCCAGCATCCCGGTGAAACTCACCGCCTTCTTCGGCAGCAACCAGCCGGTGATGCGCGTCAAGACCGAGCTCAACGGCAACCTGCGCATCCAGCGTGCGCTCAAGCGTTATCAGCTTGAAGACATGAAGATCACTGGCGAAGCCACGGGCGAGCCGCTGCAGGGCAAGACCGTGACATTCTCCACCCAGGGCCAACTGCTGGTGGACCAGGCGGCCAATATCGCCGAATGGACCAACATGAAGCTCTCGGCCAACCAGTTGCGCGCCCTGGGCGAACTGAAGGTCAACGACCTGGACAAGACCCCGCAGCTCAGCGGCGCCCTCTCCATTGCCCAGTTTGACCTGGCCAAGTTCCTCGACAGCGTCGGCCACCCGTTGCCGCCGATGGCCGACGGCAGCCTGAGCAAGGTCGAGCTGGTCAGCCGCCTCAAGGGCACGCCGAGCAGCATGGCGCTGGAAGACCTGAACCTGAAACTCGACGGCAGCACCTTCACCGGTCGCGTCGCCGTGGAGGATTTCGCCAAGCAATCCCTGCGCGTCCAGCTCAAGGGCGACACCTTCAACGCCGATAACTACCTGCCGGCCAAGTCCGAATCCGCCAAGGGTGCAGCCGCCGCACGCCAGGCCGAAGTGCAGAACAGCGAAGCCGGCGCGATGGCCGCCGGCGGCACCACGCCGTTGCCCGACGCCCCGACCAAGGGTGCCTGGAGCACTGACAAACTGCTGCCATTGACCCGCCTGCGCACGCTGGATGTGGACGCCGACCTTGCGTTTGGCCAACTGACCTTGAGCAAGCTACCGATCCAGAATGCCGCACTCAAGGCGTCCGGACTCGACGGCCAGTTCAAGCTCGACACCCTGAGCGGCGGTCTCTACAACGGCACCTTCCAAGCCAACGGCACCCTTGATGTGCGCCAGGACATTCCCGTGCTGGCACTGCAGAGCCGGATCAAGCAGGTGCCGGTCGAGCGCATCCTGCAAGCCCAGGGGCAAAACCCACCGGTGAAGGGCCAGATCACCCTCGACAGCAACCTCACGGGGCGCGGCAATAGCCAGAAGGCCCTCATCGACAGCCTCAACGGTACCGCCAGCTTTGTGATCAACAACGGCGTGCTGCTCAATGCGAACCTTGAGCAGCAACTGTGCACCGGCATTGCCCTGCTCAACCGCAAAACACTGAGCAGTACGCCGCAAGGCAAGGACACGCCGTTCCAGGAGCTGAAGGGTAACCTGACCTTCCGTAACGGTGTCGCCACCAACCCTGACCTGAAAGTGCGCATCCCGGGCCTGACGGTCAATGGCAACGGCGACGTCGACCTGCGCGTACTGGGCATGGACTACCGCGTGGGCATCATCGTCGAAGGCGACCAGCGCGCAACGCCAGACCCGGCCTGCCAGGTGGGCTCCAACTTCCAGGGCATCGAAGTGCCGCTGCGCTGCCGTGGCCCATTGGAACTGGGCGCCAAGGCGTGCCGCCTCGACAAGGATGGGCTCGGCCAGGTCGCGATCAAAGCGGCTGGCAACCGCCTCAACGAGAAGCTGGAAGAGAAACTCGACAAGGTTAATCCGCAACTGAAAGACGCATTGAAGGGCTTGTTCAAGCGATGA
- a CDS encoding OFA family MFS transporter, whose protein sequence is MSTSTAAGSTAAQPAFLSKERIIAKPGFNRWLVPPAALAIHLCIGMAYGFSVFWLPLSKALGITKPLACAPDMGFIAQIFSSQCDWPISMLGWIYTLFFIFLGCSAAIWGGWLEHAGPRKAGVVSALCWCGGLLISALGIYTHQIWLMWIGSGVIGGIGLGLGYISPVSTLIKWFPDKRGMATGMAIMGFGGGAMVGAPLAAALMGHFATPTSVGVWQSFVVMAAIYFVFMIGGALLYRVPPTGWKPEGWTAPAKKASNAMITHRHVHVNVAWKTPQFRLVWLVLCLNVSAGIGILGMASPLLQEVFGGKLLGVDVPFGQLDAGQLASIAAIAAGFTGLLSLFNIGGRFFWASFSDYLGRKNTYFVFFALGFALYALIPNLGHLGNVALFVAAFCVILSMYGGGFATVPAYLADLFGTQMVGAIHGRLLTAWAAAGVLGPVLVNYLREYQLSIGVERAAAYDITLYILAGLLVLGFVCNLLVRPVADKYFMTDAELAAEQALGHDKGADATTSLEWKAASGTVPLAIAAWLVVGIPLAWGVWVTLQKTAVLFH, encoded by the coding sequence ATGAGCACTAGCACTGCGGCGGGTTCAACTGCCGCACAGCCTGCGTTCCTGTCCAAGGAGCGCATTATCGCCAAGCCCGGCTTCAACCGCTGGCTCGTTCCGCCGGCCGCCCTGGCCATCCACCTGTGCATCGGCATGGCTTATGGCTTCTCGGTGTTCTGGCTGCCATTGTCCAAGGCGCTGGGTATCACCAAACCGCTCGCCTGCGCGCCGGACATGGGCTTCATCGCCCAAATTTTCTCGTCCCAATGCGATTGGCCCATCTCCATGCTGGGCTGGATCTACACGCTGTTCTTCATCTTCCTGGGCTGCTCGGCAGCGATCTGGGGTGGCTGGCTGGAGCATGCGGGCCCGCGCAAGGCTGGCGTTGTTTCGGCGCTGTGCTGGTGCGGCGGCCTGCTGATCTCGGCGTTGGGTATCTATACCCACCAGATCTGGCTGATGTGGATCGGTTCCGGGGTCATCGGCGGTATCGGCCTTGGCCTGGGCTATATCTCGCCTGTGTCAACCCTGATCAAGTGGTTCCCGGACAAACGCGGCATGGCCACCGGCATGGCGATCATGGGCTTTGGCGGCGGCGCGATGGTGGGTGCACCCCTGGCCGCAGCGCTGATGGGCCACTTCGCCACGCCAACCAGCGTGGGTGTATGGCAGAGCTTCGTGGTGATGGCGGCGATCTACTTTGTGTTCATGATCGGCGGCGCTTTGCTGTACCGCGTTCCGCCGACCGGCTGGAAGCCTGAGGGCTGGACTGCCCCGGCGAAAAAAGCCAGTAACGCGATGATCACCCACCGTCACGTCCATGTGAATGTGGCATGGAAGACCCCGCAATTCCGCCTGGTATGGCTGGTGCTGTGCCTGAACGTGTCTGCCGGTATCGGCATCCTGGGCATGGCTTCGCCACTGTTGCAGGAAGTCTTCGGCGGCAAATTGCTGGGTGTTGACGTGCCGTTCGGTCAACTGGACGCCGGCCAACTGGCTTCTATCGCAGCTATTGCTGCAGGTTTTACCGGCTTGTTGAGCCTGTTCAACATCGGTGGTCGCTTCTTCTGGGCATCGTTCTCCGACTACCTGGGTCGTAAAAACACCTACTTCGTGTTCTTCGCCCTGGGCTTTGCCCTGTACGCGCTGATCCCGAACCTGGGGCACCTGGGCAACGTGGCGCTGTTTGTAGCGGCGTTCTGCGTCATCCTGTCGATGTACGGCGGTGGTTTTGCGACCGTCCCGGCCTACCTGGCCGACCTGTTCGGCACCCAGATGGTCGGCGCGATCCACGGTCGCCTGCTGACCGCCTGGGCCGCCGCGGGCGTGCTGGGCCCGGTACTGGTGAACTACCTGCGTGAATATCAGCTGAGCATCGGCGTTGAACGTGCTGCCGCCTACGACATCACGTTGTACATCCTCGCTGGCCTGCTGGTATTGGGTTTCGTTTGCAACCTGCTGGTTCGCCCGGTGGCTGACAAGTACTTCATGACCGACGCCGAACTGGCCGCCGAGCAGGCGCTGGGCCATGACAAAGGGGCTGATGCCACCACTTCCCTGGAGTGGAAAGCAGCCTCCGGCACCGTGCCACTGGCCATCGCAGCGTGGCTGGTAGTGGGTATTCCGTTGGCGTGGGGTGTGTGGGTGACCCTGCAGAAAACCGCGGTACTGTTCCACTGA
- the hisB gene encoding imidazoleglycerol-phosphate dehydratase HisB yields MAERKASVERDTLETQIKASINLDGTGKARFDIGVPFLEHMLDQIARHGLIDLDIVSKGDLHIDDHHTVEDVGITLGQAFAKAIGDKKGIRRYGHAYVPLDEALSRVVIDFSGRPGLQMHVPYTRATVGGFDVDLFQEFFQGFVNHALVSLHIDNLRGTNTHHQIETVFKAFGRALRMAVELDERMAGQMPSTKGVL; encoded by the coding sequence ATGGCCGAACGTAAGGCGTCCGTCGAGCGCGACACTCTGGAAACCCAGATCAAAGCCTCGATCAACCTGGATGGCACCGGAAAGGCCCGATTTGATATCGGTGTACCTTTTCTTGAGCACATGCTGGACCAGATCGCCCGTCACGGGCTGATCGACCTGGATATCGTCAGCAAGGGCGACCTGCATATCGACGACCACCACACGGTGGAAGACGTCGGTATCACGTTGGGCCAGGCATTCGCCAAGGCCATCGGCGACAAAAAAGGCATCCGTCGCTATGGCCACGCCTATGTGCCGCTGGACGAAGCGCTGTCGCGCGTGGTCATCGACTTCTCCGGCCGACCAGGCCTGCAGATGCACGTGCCTTACACCCGCGCCACCGTCGGTGGCTTCGATGTCGACCTGTTCCAGGAATTCTTCCAGGGTTTCGTCAACCACGCACTTGTCAGCCTGCACATCGACAACCTGCGCGGCACCAACACCCACCACCAGATCGAAACCGTGTTCAAGGCATTCGGCCGCGCCCTGCGCATGGCTGTAGAGCTTGATGAGCGCATGGCCGGGCAAATGCCGTCGACCAAGGGCGTCCTGTAA
- the hisH gene encoding imidazole glycerol phosphate synthase subunit HisH translates to MQTVAVIDYGMGNLHSVAKALEHVGAGKVLITSDANVIREADRVVFPGVGAIRDCMAEIRRLGFDSLVREVSQDRPFLGICVGMQALLDSSEENDGVDCIGLFPGKVKFFGKDLHEDGDHLKVPHMGWNEVRQTVDHPLWHEVPDMARFYFVHSYYIAAGKPGQVVGGGHYGVDFAAALAEGSRFAVQFHPEKSHTHGLQLLQNFAAWDGRW, encoded by the coding sequence ATGCAGACGGTCGCGGTTATCGATTACGGCATGGGTAACCTGCACTCGGTGGCCAAGGCCCTCGAACACGTAGGTGCCGGCAAGGTGCTGATCACCAGCGATGCCAACGTGATTCGCGAAGCCGACCGGGTGGTGTTTCCGGGCGTTGGCGCGATTCGCGACTGCATGGCCGAGATCCGCCGACTGGGCTTCGACAGCCTGGTACGCGAAGTCAGCCAGGACCGCCCGTTCCTCGGCATCTGCGTGGGCATGCAAGCCTTGCTCGACAGCAGTGAAGAAAACGACGGCGTCGACTGCATCGGCCTGTTCCCTGGCAAGGTGAAGTTCTTCGGCAAGGACCTTCACGAAGACGGCGATCACCTGAAAGTCCCGCACATGGGCTGGAACGAAGTCCGCCAGACCGTGGATCACCCGCTGTGGCACGAAGTGCCGGACATGGCGCGTTTCTACTTCGTGCACAGCTACTACATTGCCGCCGGTAAACCGGGCCAGGTGGTAGGTGGCGGGCACTACGGCGTTGATTTTGCCGCCGCGCTGGCCGAAGGTTCGCGGTTTGCCGTGCAGTTCCACCCGGAGAAGAGCCATACCCACGGCCTGCAATTGCTGCAGAACTTCGCCGCATGGGACGGGCGCTGGTAA
- a CDS encoding DUF2164 domain-containing protein: MARKPKPPILNLTPEQESEATLKIKRFMEDRFELKLGSFEVAEILELFTTEVAPHYYNRAIFDTQTLLKERFESIESDLWSLEKP; this comes from the coding sequence ATGGCCAGGAAGCCGAAGCCGCCGATCTTGAACCTCACGCCCGAGCAGGAGAGTGAGGCTACCCTCAAGATCAAACGCTTCATGGAAGACCGCTTCGAGCTCAAGCTGGGGTCGTTCGAGGTCGCCGAGATTCTCGAACTGTTCACCACCGAAGTTGCTCCGCACTATTACAACAGGGCGATTTTCGACACGCAGACGCTCCTTAAAGAAAGGTTCGAAAGCATCGAAAGCGACCTGTGGTCGCTTGAGAAACCCTGA
- the hisA gene encoding 1-(5-phosphoribosyl)-5-[(5-phosphoribosylamino)methylideneamino]imidazole-4-carboxamide isomerase has protein sequence MLIIPAIDLKDGACVRLRQGRMEDSTVFSDDPVSMAAKWVEGGCRRLHLVDLNGAFEGQPVNGEVVTAIAKRYPNLPIQIGGGIRSLETIEHYVKAGVSYVIIGTKAVKDPAFVAEACRAFPGKVIVGLDAKDGFVATDGWAEISTVQVIDLAKQFEADGVSAIVYTDIAKDGMMQGCNVPFTAALAAATKIPVIASGGIHNLGDIKSLLDAKAPGIIGAITGRAIYEGTLDVAEAQAYCDAYNG, from the coding sequence ATGCTGATTATCCCCGCTATCGATCTCAAGGACGGCGCTTGTGTACGCCTGCGCCAAGGCCGCATGGAAGACTCCACTGTGTTCTCCGATGACCCGGTGAGCATGGCTGCCAAATGGGTGGAAGGGGGCTGCCGTCGTCTGCATCTGGTGGACTTGAACGGTGCCTTCGAAGGCCAGCCGGTCAACGGCGAAGTGGTGACCGCGATCGCCAAGCGCTACCCGAACCTGCCGATCCAGATCGGCGGCGGTATCCGCTCACTGGAAACCATCGAGCACTACGTCAAGGCCGGCGTAAGCTATGTGATCATCGGCACCAAGGCCGTGAAAGACCCGGCCTTCGTCGCCGAAGCCTGCCGCGCGTTCCCTGGCAAAGTGATCGTGGGCCTGGATGCCAAGGACGGTTTCGTCGCCACTGACGGTTGGGCCGAAATCAGCACCGTGCAAGTGATCGACCTCGCCAAGCAGTTCGAAGCCGACGGCGTCAGCGCCATTGTTTATACCGACATCGCCAAAGACGGCATGATGCAAGGCTGCAACGTGCCATTCACCGCTGCGCTGGCTGCGGCCACGAAGATTCCGGTGATCGCCTCCGGTGGTATCCACAACCTGGGCGACATCAAGTCGCTGCTGGACGCCAAGGCCCCTGGCATCATCGGCGCCATCACCGGTCGTGCGATCTACGAAGGTACCCTGGACGTTGCCGAAGCCCAGGCTTACTGCGATGCCTACAACGGCTGA